The Ficedula albicollis isolate OC2 chromosome 1, FicAlb1.5, whole genome shotgun sequence nucleotide sequence gaaaagcaaccCCCTCCTGCTACATTATTCCATTGATCTACAAACATTTACATCTCCTTTGTTAACTagttttctgtagaaatttCATGATCACTAAGGAACACGCTTTCAACTGCATCTCAAGAAACTTCTCGTTTAGAGTGATCCAGTCTAAAAAAGAGGGTGTGTTTTTGCCTTTAAGTCGTGTTATACATGAAATCTGTCAGGCTTTTCTTGGACGTTCACGATTCATTGTAAATAATTCAAATTGGATTTACAAAAGAGAAGAGGCTGTCCAATGAATGTAAGAACTGCATGTTACTGTCTCTCTGACAGTCAAAActaagaaaagcatttcatgAAGGCTACATAAAACGCTTTCTCCTCTTTCACATTGTTTTGTGATCTACATTCAGTACCAGATTgatgaaaattaacatttggAGGATTTCTATCCAACATTAATAATGAAGTCTAATGAGCAAATTGTTCTGGCTATGCCAAGAGAACAGTCTCACCTGAATAAACTTTATCCACATAATGTGCACTGAAACTAAACACAGACAGCACTGGTAGCTCACAGATTAACAAGGAACACCTGTGAAGTACAGATGAAGCAACACTTAAGGTAAGGTGCATTCTCTTCCCCTGGCAGTAAGTAGGGAAGCTGAGACCAAGAACATACTATTTATTAACGTATTCATTTAAAGACAAGCACTTTTACAAGTAACAAGTGCACAGCAGTTAGTAACACATTTGGAAAAGTCATGTTCAAGTCTTAATTTTCAGGGTTAAATCTTATCTTGAAGTTGCCTTATAAACATGCTGGTGCTGCACAATATGAGCAActgcagacaaaataaaaaactggCTTTGTGCACCCAAGTTCTTATTAAAAAGTAATCACTGTGCTCCCTTCCAAGTTCACCCATTCTGTGATGCTACAAATAGCTGCCTTAGGTACAGTTAATAAGCAGCagaggattttgtttttatcaaGTACACTTACAAAGGACAGCATTAAAAGATGGAATTAATCAGTGCAATATTAATAATATGTGTGTATCCTGTAAGTCAGAAAAATGTGGAATTAAATCAGAACCTACCACCACCACCGATGAAAAGCTTTATCCAGTTACCAGTGCAGGTTATGTCAGATCCTTTAGCTGAGCATTTCCAGTACACAAGAATTATCAGCAATGCAGACTGAATTTTGAGAACATGCTCTAATCAGTTTCCCTACCTGAAAGCCTGGCATAAATTATATAGCATCAACAACAGCCCTTATCCCAAAGTGGTGTTTGAAGGCCTGAGAGTTGAAAGCTCTCAGGACAGCATATACCAGCACAAGCCAGACCAGAAAGAATTCACAAAAATTTGTTCTGTGGAACATCTCCAGTCCAAATCCTGACCACTGGTGAGATGAATTCTCTGCTTCAAAGACCCATCCATccagcactgtcactgcagcagaACTCAGTCCATATTATAGCTGCTTAATAATCTGAAAAGGATTATTAAGGAGCGCACAACAGCGATCAGCAAAATAAGGACTGCAAACAccatctgtttttttaaaactgaagacAGTCCTTATATTCTCCAAGTACTACTTTTTCATTGATCCCACTTAAATAATTGTAAATTTTCTGAAAGGCTGGGAGTTGTATTTTAGTGCTGTGGGCCTTGCAGGGAAATAGAGGAGCTGTGCGTAACTCCTCGGGGGAAATGTCGAAGCATCCCGCTTCCCTGGATGTGCTGACCCTGGCAGTCCCCAGAGGGCTCAGCGCCAGCGTAACTACCTTCCCACGACTCAGCAGAGgcattcccagcccagggcccCAAGTGCGGCCAAGCAGCGCTCCGctccggccccggccccgcccggGGCAGCGGGCAGCAGCTCCCCGAGGCAGGTAGGTGCAGCGGCCAGGCGCTCACACGCCCACAGGTGGCACTCTTGCTCTGAGTCGGCACGGACGGGCCACGGAGCCCCGCTCCTCCTTCCCTCGGAGAGGCGCGTCTCAGCTAAGAAACCCCTTAAAAGCAGCAATTCCACAGGGCACCTTCatgaacattttccattttattgtCAACACACTCGAAAACAAACCTATGTCGAAAACAATTATTTCCGAGAacagtaaaatacaaaatatttcacaaagaaGTTTGTTAATGTAACACAAACAGAAGTGAGACATAGAAGATGCCAATGTGTATCATTTGTGCTCACAGTCACAAGTTTAAGAACTGTACCACGATAGAATTGTCACAAAGCCTTGGAAAGTGAGCATTGGACAGTTTAAGCATCACCTCTGTATTTCTAGTATTACATATTATCTTGGAAACTTTTTAAcagtagaaagaaaacatgaaaattttgtCTTCGGGGTTTGTTTTGAAAGCACCGTGACAACAGACTGTTCCAACTACTTCCTTACAGAGGGGAGTCTAAACAGAGATAATTATTGCAGTTGCAGCTTTTTAGAGGTTACGTCTTTTGTTATCCATGATAGGTTTGTGAATATACATTAACAAGCAAAAACAATATTTTCCAGCAGTCCCTTCTGGAAAGCAAACCTAGCATTGCCcattttaaatttgttctgTTTATATTAAAGAAAGTAATCTCTTATATTCTATACAAAATGCATATGCTTGGTCAGGCACTGaccagctttttcttcttctagaTTCTAACCCACATAAGCAAAACTTCTTTATTGGTTAGCAGCAAAGAAGTTCTGCAAACTCCACACAATAAATAGAATTCTGCTTAATTTAAGTTTATTTCCAAAAGAGTGACATGACTAAATGATTTGTATTAGACAGTGACACACATATCACGCTCCAACACCAAGATCCTAAGCTTAGTCAGAAGGGGAGAGAGGAATGGAGTAAAGGGAATGTCTGTTCTAAAACAACTGAAAGTTTTATGCTGtactttgcttttctcttaaaGGTCCCAAAGAAAAGTTTCTAAAGCTACTTCTAGGTTACTTCTCACACAGGCAACTTGGTTCAAAACTCAAGTTTGAACATCAACTCTTCTTGCAAAACTGCGACACTCCTGCTTTCCTACACTTAATGACATTCCTGACTTGTAACAACACATACTTGTCACTCTCCTCATCGCTTGCTTGATCGCTTTTCATGTTTATCCTTTGTGTGGTGGCTCCTGCTTTGGTGCCTTGGAGGAGAGTAGCTGACTCTCCTTCTGGACTGAAAGCTGGGTGTATACGGGTGAATTCTGCGCttctttggtttttcttctttcctgcttttgtttggCTCAGACTCCTTATCATCTTCCTTTTGCTCACGCTCTTGGTCTTGTTCTTTTTGAGATGGCAACGTGTTTTTGATGGTGTTAATAAGAAATCTTTTATTTGTACCAGCAAGAGGACATTTCAACCTGTAAAGACATTTAAAAGAGATCAAAAGAGAAGgtaaaaatatcccaaaacaaGATTTTAACTTTTGTGATTTTAAGACAGGTTTGTGATTTTGGCTTTCCTTGCATGCCACCTAGTGTAAACTCTCAGTACAGAAAAGTAAGTTCCAGATCATCTCCACTCCCTTTCTGTCTTACCCTTgatgtgaagaaaattattttacttcaaCACAGTGAAAATCCACATTTGGTGTGTGTAGGGGGAAGCAAAGGATGACAATATATTTTAAGGCTGACGATGCCTAAGTTAGGCACTCAGAAATCAAACCTTTAGTACCATATTCTAAGTCAAATCAGAATGGCTTACAGACATCATGATCTTCTAAAGTCAGCATTATCTAGTGAACTGCAATATTCGAAAGTGAGATACATGTGCATGAAGAACCCAAATAGCTGTAGCATAAACATATATGAGGCATATCAATTTAAACTTAAACTTGGCAACCaccaaagtattttatttctttttcttaaacagTAAAGATACTTATCCaactattttccatttttttttactttctcctCTTGCAGCTTAACACTTCTGCACATAATTTATCAGCTAGTTTTAGGAAACAAGTAATTTCGTTTATCAGTAAATTTCATTTATCTTGCTGGTATCAGCTGTAGTCTACTTATTCCCAAAACATCACCTCTTAAAAAAtggaacaagaaaaaacaagtttaaatATGTTCCTATAGAAAGCAGAAATCACTCTGAAAATTTTGTATATAGTCAGAGTCACTGGTGGTTGTCTTCACATTTTTGAGAGAAGTTATGggattgcttttaaaaaatcagagctGTTAGACATCGCAACCACTTACTGAATCAACCACAGTCATGGAATCCTAACACCACAATGCTAAGATTATCTCTTCTACTCGAGTATTTTGTGTAAGTGTAGAAATGGTACCCTAACTACTCAAAAACCCTTTGACACCTCTAAACCATCAGAGCTATCAGAACAACAAGCAAACtacaacaaaaataatgcaTGATTATTTAGCATACTTCATCACTTAACTGGACATGAAATTTACCATGGTGTATTGCTTCAGGTCTGCCTACTATGCACTGCAGATAATTGTTCTTGTCCTAAATCCTTCAAGAACTTAGGAGAGCAATTCTAGAAGTATACAGCCATGCTATTTAATTTCCACAAGGTAGATTCTGATACACTTCTACTGCATagaattttagaattttctAAACTTCCGTCATATAAATCTACACTATTTTTCTCAAATCCTGTAAATAAATAGGATCTTTAATCCAGTATAACTCTTCTCTAAATTAGAGAAACTATCCATTAATTGTATTATTGAGTAAAAACATGAGGCTTATAAATATCAGTAGAACAGGGTTTCTACTTCAAGCTAAGCCACCAATGAACATGGTTCTGAACAAGTCATGGCACAGGTTACACTTAAGACATAACAGAAACCAGACAATATTAAAGTGCTTGTATGTCTTATTAGTGCATTATTGTACCTCAACATTTCCTACCACGGAGGGTAGCCTTCTTTAGGCTGCATCCAGGCAAAATCTATTTCACATTTGttcttcctcttgctttttcttAAGAGCTAATGCACTGATTTAAGCACTAATATATACAATGCTGGAATGAGACGGTCAATCTGCCCTAAATAAATCCATCTGGCtgaagcatttatttctttttgacaCTATGAGTGCTGCCTGAGATATACTAAGAATGAACTAATGAGAAATGCTGGACTTCACAGTCAGCTAAGAGATGCCATTAGTTTACCATCATACTGTGGTTAAAGTGGGCCACCAGGCTTTCATGGTGCAGCAATAAGTCATggcactgaagaaaaacattagTTCTTAGTTTTACTGACTTCAGACTTCAACAAAGCAAATCCTGCCTTTAAATCTTAAAGCAAACAAGATGTATGGCATATGCTACattacatgcacacacagagcacatttTTACACATAGCCAGGTATGTATGGAACTGTGAAGATTAAAAGTGAACTGTATGAATCCACCGATACCCTTGAGAGCATATCTAAAGGTGAGGAAATTAACATCTCCAAAGACCAGCCTTGGGTTTGCTGCAGGGCCTGATCCTGCAGTGCTCAATCCACAAACAGGTTTGCCCTCAGGGGAGTTCTGAAGGGCTAGGAGGCAATCTTAGCCTGAGCAAGGTGGAACACAATACTGCTGTGACCAGCAAACAGTGCCACAGAGCTGATTTCAGAAGCTTTGCTttaaaaccaaccaaccaaccaaccagcaAAGACCAGACAAGTTAAAAGAACATTAAAGTTCAGAATTGAAATGTGCCccaagcagggctgcaggcatgTGTGAGGCAAGCACACAAACTTCAGTGCCAGAGCTCTCCTGTCTACCACACTCCAGTTCTGCAGCAGAGTATTCACTCATTGTAAGGTTTCCTTTTTGCTGTGTGCTCCAAAAGCTAGACCAAGCTATTCTCACTGACAGAATCTTGCTTCCCTCCACAAACAAATCTCACACCCTCCAAAATATCTCCACAATTACCAAGACAATCCAACACATTGCATTTTGACAACGATATTGtcttttgagaaaaaagaaattaaatccatCATTGTGAACATAAGTCAAATATTAACCCTATTTTTGACCTTTAAGTCAACTTCTGCGCATTAACACAGAATTTCCAACCAGTACCTGTCAtccagtgcagcagtgcagttcagcacagaaatgcagtattCAAGTTCTTAACAGTAAAAACATGCTGACACCATTTAAGACATGAGCACAGTGCCATGTGCCAGTCTTGTCACTGCTGAGTAACTGGACACACCAAAGGGGATTGGCACAGTCAGCCTTATCAGACAGAGTAAAGCCCatctttccaagaaaaaaaatttcactaTGGATGAACTGACAAGCACATTTTTACCATTTCCAAACTGCCACAAAAAATATCATATTTCAATAGAAGGGTGACCAAAGGAAGCGGGAAGGTGGGGGGGCAGAAACAGCTAGAGGTTGTTTTGCCAAACCAAATAACCTATGCTGTTACTCTGTAACAGGAGACCTTACAAAAGAGGACACTTATCTCAGAGGACACTGAAAGCTTTGAAATATAGTCTTGGCAGCCAGGTACAGCAGGCAGGATTTTgtaggatcatagaatcatcatcctttggaaaggaccttaaagatcatcaaatTCCAACCCTGCAGACAAcgacaccttccactagaccaggttactcagagctccatccaacctggtcttaaacacttccagagatgaggcatccagagcttctctgggcagtctgttccagtgacAACTTGACTTAGGATCTGCCCTGGTTACAATATTTTAAcgtatttatttttcaatctcTGCCTGTTTActgtttctcttcctcctcataTTCAAATGAAAGCTGAGGGGAATCACATTGCAGTGCTCCTGCACAGTCACAACACCTATTCAAAGACAAGATGCAACACAGCACTTCATAGTTCAGGtatcctcatcatcatcattttgTATTCTGTACTTCTAACAGATTTGGTATTGAACAGAAAGCTATCTATAGGAATGAAAGCAATTTTAGGATTgctttactaaaaaaaaaaaaaaagagttaaaaataatttaatgcttCCAAAATTTTTTGTTGTAATTTCATCTGCTCTTACAATGCAGAGCTGAACAAACCATCCAAAAATATCCTGTTTTCCAGTTCTTACTTTACACAAGCTTTTCAAGCTACATTTGATTTAGCTTTAGCTCATGTTACCAGCATCTTTGAAGATCAGACCCatacactggaaaaaaagcatcTAGAACTTTTTTCACACAGTAACTTCTGTGGCATTTTAACTGCCTTTCTCAGTTAAAGTAGAACAACTGCTTAAAATGGGACTTCACTGCTAAAAAGAAGCTTATGAATTATGTACATAGAACCTAGAGAAACACTTCAGGGAAGCTAAActtttggctttattttaaCTAGACACAGTGGAAACTCCCAAACATCCTATTTCATCTGTGTCCAATAGCCTCTGATGAAACAAATTTATCTAACCATTTCAAATGTTCTTACACTACACTATTTTCAGCAACTTCTCACTCTGGATCCAACTGATCCTTCAAATCTTAGCTTCCAGACAGCCACTCTGATGTCTTTTCTCATCTCAGAAGTCGCAGTATCACAGCATCATCACTAGGGTTCAGCCACATATTCTGCTCTGTTCTGATTAACATTTCCAGGATTAAGACACTTTCAGAAGAGGGTTCTTCCTTACCTTTCTCTCACACATTTCCTTATCTGTGATTAGCTGTAATAATGCTTGAGCCAGATACATTAGCAGTAGGGTCTACATCATGTATTATCATAAAGATTCAGGAGACTCCCCCCCAACAAGAATCACCATGGCCACAGAGTACATACAAAAGGAACACTGCAGGAACTAGAAATACTGCATTGCTGAATAAAATCTGCAAATAAGAATATCCAGCAGTTCTTGGATTCACTTACCATGGACCTTCATACTGCCTATCTGAGCAGTCCTGAGAGTATGGAGGCCAGTACAGCTGATACTCTTCACCAACAAAGAGATCATGCAGCCCTCTGGCAATACTGACAGCTGCTCCATGTCCAGAAAGCCTCAGGTAATTTCCCTTCCTGCACAAACTCTCGGCCAATATCACTGCCAACCTCCCTGCTGGTTACTTGTCCCAAACAGGGACAAGCCTTTCTTCCACTAACCTCTAAGGTTGCACTTGTCCGTGTCATCCACTTAAACTTGTAAGACAACgcaaaaacagcaaaacatccccaaactggaaaaaatactaGTAGACACTGTCCTGGATTTCAAAGCTCAGTGTTTGCATGAGAGACTGGGCTGCAGGTTGATTGCTTTATACATTTTTGAAATACTAATAGACACTGTCCTGGATTTCAAAGCTCAGTCTTTGCATGAGAGATTGGGCTGCAGGTTGATTGCTTTATACATTTTTCCTGTACCTGTCAGCTAAGCTGGCTTGGATACTTGTGTCTTAGGCTCCAGCAACAGCAGACCACCCATCTGAAACGATGAGACAGTAAAAGGTTAGGCAAGGGTGCTTGGGGAACTTTTTCAAACTTGACCTCTGGAGAGTAACAGAGCAATGGCTTGAACCTGAAAGCAGTCCCGAAACAGTGTTGAGAGGCTTGTTGGCTAAGGTTTTGCTGCCATCAACATCCACCAGGAGACACTACTTCTTTTGTAATGGTATGTACAATACAGTCACCCCACCCAGGAATGCCACTTCTCCATACACCTCCCTTTAATCAACTTCTGTCAAATGCCACTGACTCCAGAAATGTATTTCCCAGTATTcaacagctgctggaaagcaaCATAAACTGGAATCAGTGAAGTATGAGCAGTAGTAGCCTCTGCTTCTCCTTACCCAAAGACAGATGGCAGAACAAATCTTTTCTTCATAGGCTGAGCTGCTTCAACTTTCCAGTGCCAATGCAGGACTGCTGGCCTTACACTAGATGTCTCCAGGGTTTGtgcatctcttctccaggactCCTCTGACAAAGGGCTGAGGAAACCCAGAAGTCCTCATGAAACACACCTGTAAGCATTTTGAGTTTGGCAAGGAATGTTGGTTTTGCGTTTTACCTGTTAACACTGTGCTTTTAGACGAGTTGGTGATAACCTTGTCTTTGCTTATATCAGTTATGATTTCCTTGATCTGGTCTACTAATACACATTTTCATTAACTAACTTTTCTGCTCATTTCATTTGCTATccacagagctctgagcagaaaTTACCTTCTTCTCAGTAGTTTACAGCATGCAAGGTTTCATGTCAGTAGTCCTGGATGTAACCTCTGAAGCCCTTCAGACTCAGTTACGCTTGTCAGCATTTTGCTGGAGTGTGATACTTAACTGAGCATAGGTAAGTTTACTTCCAAATACCTTACCCATTATATCCCCCATGTCTTTATGCAATACCTAGCTGCTGTGCCAGTTCAGAAGCACCAGAGCAGCATAACAGGGCACAAATATTAAAGAGGAGACAGCAGTGGCAgcttgcagctgctgctctgtctgttGTGCCTGCAGAACTGAAAGTAAAGACTTATTGGGAGTTTACCTTTGGGGGTCTTTATACTTTCCTAACAGCCACACAAGCCAGCCATACACTAGCTTATGTCAAACCCTACAGCAGTAGATTTGTCACAAATGGGATTACTAGCAGTCTCTCTAAGGATAAATTCAGTGCAATAAAAATCCCTGGAGATGCATTACATACAAAGAAATCACCTCTAAGAGCATGATACCCTGAAGTGCAGAAGTACCACCTTGAAGAAGGTACTATTGAGCATATTCAGAGACAAAGATATTCAGCAAAGCACTTCCTAGGCACTGGGTAAGGGCCACTGATggacacagggcactgcagaGATGGATCCTTTGTTTGACCCAGTACAGCTGTTCATATGCGCAGTCTAAAGTACTTCAACAGCCTCAGCTCAGGATATCACCATGCCAATCCTTGTATCAACAGTCTTCCGCTGCCTGAAGCCTTCTTGACAGTCCTTTCCTCCTTCAACTATAACAGAACCCTGGCCTAACCAGACACATTAATCTGCAACTTCTCTGAAGAACAGGTCACCCTTGCCTATCCCATTCCCTGGCAGGCCTCAGGTATCAGGCTTTAGCAAACTGCACATCCTAAGCTGATCATCACAGCCAGCTGAGCAGGACCACTACCCTCTTACAAACAAGGAGCTACATTCAGGAGCAGATGTCCATACACTCTCCTGGCAGATATTCCAGACTGCACAAGTGGCAGCAAAATTGTACACCCGATTATCTCCCTGCAGAAATCTTTCATCTCCATATCTGGAATCAACTTGCAAATTCACAGTAAATGGATGCATACACCACTTCATGGTGCTAATTGTGTGCACTGGGTTACCTGGCCACATGGCTAGGCTGACAGGGTCAAAGCACAGTGGATCAGTACAGCTAGAGCCACTCTGGGGAATTAAACCAATTAAGCTATTTTAACAGAAAGGGTATTAACTGCATCCCTGGAAGAAACACTGAGTAAAGCATATAGAAAATCCCAAACCTGTTGGAAAACATAAAGGAGTACCTTTTTTTCAGCAAGACGCTATTTTAATCTCTTCAGAGCTACTAAAACAGACAACTGAGTTGAGAACTTCGTGAACAGTGCAGGCTTATCTCTTACTACAGCTGATGGAGGAAGCCAAACCTTATCTACAAGTGTGCTGAGTGCAGTCAACTGTTGCACTACTTGTGTGAACATCCCTAGATCCAATAGATTATTATCAAAGTCATATACATCATTTTATGATGAATGACTCTCTTCACCATGTTATTACTTCTCTAATTACAATTACATGCATTACATTCCATGACAATCTAGCTGTAAAATCTGGAATGCTGCATTGAAGAATTAatgctgtatttaatttaagacgtaaatattgtgatttttttttttcccagttgctATACAAACTAGCCCCTGAGTTTTAGGGGATTTTTAGAACTAAAAAGTAACCCTCTTCCAAAACTGGATGATACTTTTGAGTTCACTGAGTTCACTTTTGGCTACAATTTGCACGAATTGTCTACTAAAGGACAGTTTGTTGTTTCATTAATAAAAGgttttaagtttctttttcaggttATGAATTCTTTTCACTTAAAACACACTCTAACCCAGTAACATGAAGCCAGTATGTAAGTACATGCACAGTGACTAGATGCATACACCACTTCATGGTGCTACTTGTGTGCACTGGGTTACCTGGCCACATGGCTATGGATGCATACACCACTTCATGGTGCTAATTGTGTGCACTGGGTTACCTGGCCACATGGCTAGGCTGACAGGGTCAAAGCACAGTGGATCAGTACAGCTAGAGCCACTCTGGGGAATTAAACCAATTAAGCTATTTTAACAGAAAGGGTATTAACTGCATCCCTAGAAGAAACACTGAGTAAAGCATATAGAAAATCCCAAACCTGTTGGAAAACATAAAGGAGTACCTTTTTTTCAGCAAGACGCTATTTTAATCTCTTCAGAGCTACTAAAACAAACAGACAACTGAGTTGAGAACTTCGTGAACAGTGCAGGCTTAT carries:
- the POLR1D gene encoding DNA-directed RNA polymerases I and III subunit RPAC2 isoform X2: MGAMGWLKCPLAGTNKRFLINTIKNTLPSQKEQDQEREQKEDDKESEPNKSRKEEKPKKRRIHPYTPSFQSRRRVSYSPPRHQSRSHHTKDKHEKRSSKR
- the POLR1D gene encoding DNA-directed RNA polymerases I and III subunit RPAC2 isoform X1; the protein is MGAMGCPLSEESWRRDAQTLETSSVRPAVLHWHWKVEAAQPMKKRFVLPSVFGLKCPLAGTNKRFLINTIKNTLPSQKEQDQEREQKEDDKESEPNKSRKEEKPKKRRIHPYTPSFQSRRRVSYSPPRHQSRSHHTKDKHEKRSSKR